CCTCAGTGATCTGCCGAGGGAACCCCGCCAGTTTCCATTCTTTATACAGTCCGTATCCCCCGGGGTGGGCATTCATGAAGGATGAGATGGAGGTGAAATCCCCGTCGATGCCAAAATGGGTTTGACAAGCCAGGGCAACCAGTTCTCTTTCATAGAACAAACGAACCGCAAGGTATTTGACGAGATCTATGCGATAAGCATTCTGCCATTCATAATCCGATTGTTCCGATCTCCATTTGATGAACCCGGCCCACCCTGATAGCTGAGCTAAATGGATCGTGAAATAATCAATCCACAGATCGTGGGGAATGGCCATGGCCTCCAGGCTTTCCACGATGGCATCTTCTGAGCGGTTTGGCAGGTTTTGAACCTTTGAGGACCATCCTGAAACGCCCAACAATGGCCAAGACCGATCATCCTGGGCCAATATTTTCCATCCACCATAAAAGGTTTTGTCCCGCAGCGGCATGGGCCAGGGCGCATGTCCTTCATCCAGAAACCCTCCGCACCATCTGATGAGCTCCTGGTTGATGTGGTCTTGAAGAGTGGTTCCAAACGTTTGATCGCACCAGGCGGAAAGGGTGTACGTTGACGCCAGGTCCTTTTGCTCGATCGCGGCGTGATCATGCAAAGAAAAGTCATGAGGTTTGGCCTCGGCGTGGGTTAGAAGGATATCGATCAGCTCCCGGACGTCATCATCGATCAGCGATGCTCGGACATTCGCTGAAGCCACGTCTGGCGCGATGTAACCGGTTCCATTGATGAGAATCGTGCGCAAGGCCTCGATATGGGAAACCTTCCGATCGCCGACGGCAATCAGTTGATCGTGCGTCCGGTCCTTCAAGGCCTCATGAATGGCATCGAGAGAAATACGGCCTTGCCGGTAGTAATTCCGGTATTGTGCATTGGAGAGATACCCTTCACCACCAAGAAACTTCCTGCCTTGCTCGACGGCCTTGCTAAAGGGCAAATGCTCCAGCCCATGAAGCGGGTTATGATGGATAAAGGTTTGCATCGGCCAAAAATGAGAAATCGGTTCACTCGCCAATTTCACGAGCGAACGAATTTCCATTCGCTGAGCGTCTATAGATGGAGAATTTTCTTTGACGACAACCATCATCGATACTCTCTAATAAAACAGCCCGCTATAACTCGCCCCGGCGATGAGTAACGCCAGAGAACAGATTTCCGCAGGCTTTAAATCCACGTACGGGATATTCGGCCTGGCCTTTCCAAAGGCGGTTTGGTGAAGGATACGTGAAAAATACCAGCTCCCCAACATCCACACGATCAGGATGATGAAGGAAATGACGATCAAGGAAACATCCTGCGGGTCTGCCGCCGAGAGAGTGACCAGACCCGTAAAAAACGGGATAACCGGTAGGAGCATCGCTATGCTGAGCAGAATTACCAACATAATCCCGAGTCGCGGCATGGGAGCAGCTAAACCGGGGAGTATTCCGATCCTATGAAATCCCAACCGCTCCTGAACGCAGTCGTACATGAAAAATAGACCGCTCATGACCAGAGCAATGGTGACACCAAACGCGATTTCCCACTCCGAAAACGATGGAAAAACCGTAGTCAGCCCCCACAACATGGACACATGCGCGATAGTCGCATACGTGAGTAACGGCCGAATGTGGGCCTCCCCGAGAGACTTGAGTGAACCATACAGGGCGCCGCCCAATGCCAACACGGAAACGGCGGCTGGCAGCCCTTTAAATTGGAACGTAGAAACCTCAGAAAGTTCGGCCAGGCCGAGGGAAAGGAAGACGGTCGTCCAAAGACCGGAGAGCGTCCCCTGAGCCGAAGCCACGAGGGATGCAAAAGGCAGATGAAACGGAGGGAGTGGGACGAACGTCACGGCAAGCACAAGTCCGGCGAACATGGTCAACGAATCGCCAGAAAAGGAAGAAACGAGCGCAAGAAATATGGCAAACGCGATTTGCCCAAAACTCATCGTTTTGCGCGTGGCGGCACAACGGGATTGAAGGATGGCATAGGCCGCATAGCCGAGAACCCCGATGAGACAATATCGATTCAGGGGCGAAGGAGTCAGCAGTCCTCCCAGGCCAAGTCCAGATATGATAAAAATTTCCGCATAGGTCGCTGACGATCGATTTGAATGGAGCTGCCCAACCACCGCGCACCCTGCGGAGAGAATCATCGCACAAGCGAGTGTGGCTGTCGCATCGATATTCATGACGATTTCAACCCCATGTCGATCCCGCGCCTAAAACCTTGCCCCGATTCGTTGCGCCCATTGAAACAGCGCGTTTCCCCACCGCATGTAGAGAAGATCCACATACAGCCGGTTGATAAGAAACAGGTACATTTTTTGTTGAATGGTTTGACTCCACTCCACATTCAGAATCTTTTGTCCTTTGGCATCGGTGTACCCATAGATCCACCCCAAGAGAATCAAGACCGTCGACGCCAATATGAGCACATCAAACACGGTGGGATTCAAAGCGGCCGCGACAAAAAAGCCATCCGCCACTCCGGGCTCAGGGTACAGAAAATGGGTGAACGCTTCGCCAGCCCACAAGTACGTGAATCCAATCAGAAACAACGCCACAATCATCGCGCTCGCGACTTTCCATGAATCCACCGCATGGAGCCGGTATAAACTGAAAATTGCTTGCGAGGCGGTGACCCAGCTAAAAAACAGAAAAATCACAGCCCCATGGGCATCCTCAAGGGGAACCTCTAGTAAATCGTGCGCAACCATCAAGATGATAAGCGGCATGATCAACGTCACCACTAATCCCGTCACCCAAGTTGTTTGGGCTGGTAGCCTCGTGGGTTCATGACTGGAAGAAGCAGGAAACTTGGGCTCATGGCGAGCGTTATGAATCACGTTTCCTGCGCTGAGGAAAAGAGAAGCTTTAAATAACCCATGGGCAATAAGATGAAAGATAGCCAGGGCAAACGCACCAAGACCGCATTCCATGATCATATAGCCCATTTGCCCCATGGTCGAGTAACCAAGCGTTTTCTTGATGTCACTTTGCACGAGCATCATGGACGCGCCAAACAGCACAGTCATCATCCCGACGACAAACACGATATGCAGCGTGTTGGGTGAAAGAGCGTACAGCGGAGCCAGACGATTGAGGAGGAAGCCTCCGGCATTAATGATCCCCGCATGCATGAGGGCGGAAACCGGAGTTGGAGAATCCATGGTATCCGGCAGCCACACATGCAGAGGAAATTGGGAAGATTTGGCTACGGCTCCGACAAAGATCAGTAACGTCATGACCGTGACCACGTTGACGTCGAAGAGATTTCCCGGCAAGAGCGAAATGATATGGGCTTGTTGGGACGCGCGTTCGAAGAGTTCGCCAAACTCGAGCGTGCCGAAATATTTGTACGCCACAATAATCCCGCACAGAAAGGCGACGTCTCCAACGCGATGAACCATCAAGGTCTTAAACGCATTCTGGTAGGCAGGAGCATGCGTATAATTAAATGCGAGGATCAGATAGAGGGTCCAGCTCAATAGCTGCCAAAACACGAATAACATCAAAAGATTTGGACTGGAAACAAGTGAGAGAATGACAAACGTCATGAGGCCAAGTAGGGCAAAAAACCTGGCATACCCCGGGTCGCCGTAAAGATACCGCACGGAGTACACATGGATGACGGTGCTGACACTCGTGATCAAGACCATCATGACGGCTGTGAGCCGGTCGACCCAAATGCCGAACTTCAAAAAGTTTGAGCCGTTATCCTCGAAAGGCCAGAGCGTGATGTGAATGGGGTCTCCTGCGCTGACCGAGAACAGCGTGAATATGGACAAGAAGCAGGCGCTGACCGTGGCGGCGATCCCGACCCTGGAAGCATGTGTCCCCAGCCGTTTCCCCAAAGCGCCAATCACGATAGCCGCCAACAGGGGAAGGAGTGGAATGAGAAGTGCGATACTCATGGTAGATAGTTCATCGATCGGGCGCACGTGGCCAGCATGTATGACTCATTGCTTGGGTTATTTTCACTGGACATGAATCGACGAATAAGTCCTTTTCTACAATAGAAATAATGTTATCAACCATTCGGCAACAGTTTGGCAAGATTTTTTTAGCCCTAGAGATAGGGCTTGAAGGGTAGAGCCAATAGGACGATGAGGTCTGTGGCTTCACATTCGGAGAATGAAGTTGATGAGCAAGAAAATTCTTACTTTCCTGTTCTGCTGCTTAAATTTCCCCACCTTCCTGCATGTTGTATCCACGGCATGACGCTGGTATAAAGATTTAAATATCAATCGACTTGATGGCTCATGCCGGATCACATCAGACCGATTGACTATGCCTTGGCCGGAAAGGCAACTGCCTCCTGACAGGATGACACAGGAACAGGACAAGCCAACCAGAAGCTACTCGAATAATCGTTTCGAAGCCTCCGGTTGGTTTTTTTTTGAGGAAGAGAGACGACGCGTGAACAGCCGAAGTCTCGACTGATACAGATTATGACAACCAGATCACGACCGATTTCTTCGAAATTTTTAGCCCTCAAAACTACCGCCTTATTTGTCTTGTGGATCATGTTGTCAGCCCGCTTCGACTGGATCCATCTCACGCTGGGACTGGCTCTGTCCTTTTCGGTGGCCTGGATCAATTCCGGCCATTCCCCCTTTGTCCCCAAATTTCGATTGTGGGGCAACGTTGTCATGTACCTGCCGTGGCTCTTTTGGAAGATTGTCCAAAGCAGTCTTCATGTCTCAAAGCTGATTCTTCACCCATCGCTTCCCATTAAACCTCAGTTAATCCACGTTGAGACGAAACTTGGACATCACGCCGCGATGGTGCTTCTTGGCAATTCAATCACGTTGACCCCTGGAACGATTACCGCAGAAGTCGATAGAAACACACTCATCGTTCACGCGTTGGATCATGCGTCAGGAGAGGATGTGACCAAAAAGAGAATCGAAGCCAAAATTGCTGAAATCTTTAAGGACGAAGAACCGGATTTATGAAAATTTTCCTTCTCGGTGTGTTGGGGATTTTGGCTGTTCTCATCGGAGCCTACCTGTATCGTGTGCTTCAAGGCCCCACGATTTTCGATCGTGTATTAGGTCTCAACGGGATCTCCACGAAAGCGATTATTCTACTCGTGCTTATCGGAGCGTACTTCGAACGTGTCGATATGTTCGTGGACATTTCAACGGGATATGCGTTGCTCAACTTGGTCGGAGCTCTGGCCGTCGCCAAGTACTTGGAACAGAAAGGACTTCCCTAGCATGGACGTGTTGTCCATCATCTTTATCCTGGCCGGCCTGTTTTTCTTGATCGTCGCCGCGATCGGCGTGATCAGGTTACCGGATGTGTTCAGCCGTTCTCATGCCGTGTCCCTGACGGACAGCTTGGGCGCCTTTCTGATGTTGGTGGGTATCGCGCTCCATGAAGGGCTCAGTACAAACATGCTCAAAATCATCGCCGTCTTGGCCTTGCTCTATATTCAAAATCCAGTCATCGCGCATGCCACGGTGCGTGCGGCTCTTCGCGCGGGATTGAAACCCTGGAAACAAGGAACTCCATGACGTTTTCGTACGAAATCCCCCTGCTCATTTTGCTCCTCGTCACGGCCGCCGGTGCGATATTAGTCAAAGATCTGATGAGCGCGATCTTGCTTCTCGGCTCCTACAGTTTTTTCCTATCGTTGGTGTGGGGATGGCTGGGAGCGGTAGATGTGGCGTTCGTGGAAGCGGTCGTAGGAGCGGGATTGGCCACGGTGCTGTTCTTGCTCACCCTGTTCGGGACCGCGCCGAAAGACAGTCGACTTCGCCGGCCACCGCCCCCGATGGCAGCCCTGGTGGCGCTCCCCCTGTTGGGCGTGCTTTTACTGTATGCGGCAAAGGACCTCCCTCAATTCGGTGACCCCCATTCACCGCCAAGTGTCCATATTTCGCCAACTTACCTCGAACAGAGTTATCAGGATACGCACACCCCAAATGTCGTGACGGCCGTCCTGATGGACTACCGCTCACTCGATACCATGGTCGAAACCGTGGTGATTTTCACGGCTGGAATTGCGTGCGCGCTCCTGCTCCGGAGGCAAAGCTCATGATTAAACCTCATGACAGCATCATCGTTCAGACTCTTGGACGGTTTGTGATTCCGGTCATTCAAATCTTTGGGCTGTACGTCTTGTTCTTCGGGCAATATGGCCCCGGTGGCGGGTTTGTCGGAGGCGTAATCCTCGGGACCGGTATGATCTTATCCGTGTTGATCTTCGGTCATGATGCATCCCGGAGTCAGATTGCGAGACACGTATTGCATGGAGACGGAGTGGGCATGTTGATCTACGCGGGGGTCGGCGGCCTGTGCATGATAGGCGGCGGGGAATTTCTCAACTATGCGAATCTTGAAATTCCCGGTCTTGAAACAGCCTCAAGACGATCATTAGGAATTGTGTTGACTCAAATCGGCGTGGCCGTGGATGTGGCGGTCACCGCTGTCTCCATCGTCTTCAGCCTTTCTGCTGAAGAGATTATCGAGGATTCATTGAATGACTGATCTTTTTTCAGCGGTCTTTCAGCGCCCGAATTTTTTGACCTTTGTCATCATTTTCTTGTGGGGGTTCTACATCATGGTGACGAGGTACAATCTCGTCAAAAAACTGGTCGGCATGTATCTGCTCCAAACCAGCGTGATCTTTTTTCTGGTGTCCATTAGCGCGAAGAAGAACTCAACGGCTCCCATCCTTCTCTCGACGACCGAACCCGTGCAAGCCATAAACTACGCCAATCCCTTGCCGCACGTGCTGACCCTGACGGCGATTGTGGTGGGCGTGGCCACGCTGGGAGTCGCACTGGCCCTGTGCGCCGCGATCTATCGCCGGTACGGCAGTCTTGATGAAGAAGAAATCCTGAAAAAGCTAGAATGAGTTATCACCTGCCAGCCCTTCTCTTTCTTCTTCCCTTATTGGCGGCGATTTCCATGCCGGTCGTCTGCCTGAAGCATCGTCAGTGGAGCCGGCCTCTTTCTCTGGCCGTGCTTGCCGCCATGGTGGCAGTTTCACTCGTAAACGTCATCAGCATCGTCAAACATGGAGAAGTCCGGTACGCCTTTAGCGGATGGGCCGCGCCATTGGGCATCGAGTGGGTCGCTGATGCCTTGGCGAGTATCATCATGGTGCTCTTGAGCGTCCTGGGGTTTTTGGCGATCGTGTTCATCGGTCCCACTTCGCCCAAAGACCTGGGGCCCCGGATTGTCCACTTTTATATCCTGATCCTGCTCCTGATTTCGTCGCTCACAGGAATCGTCTTTGCGGGTGATTTATTCAATCTGTTCGTGTTTTTAGAAGTGGCGGCCATCTCCAGCTATGCGCTCATCGGCGTGGCGGGGGGACGCGCGCTCTTCGCTGCATTCCGGTACCTCGTCCTGGGGACGCTCGGCGCGTCTCTCTATTTACTGGGTGTCAGCTATTTCTACGCTGCCAGTGGGACCCTCAATATGGCTGACATGGCCGAAAAACTTCCTCAATTATTAACCTCCAAAGCCGTGATAGGCGGTCTGCTTTTCATGTTCATTGGCTTGGGCATCAAGATGGCCATGGTCCCGTTCCATGCCTGGCTGCCTGACGCCTATACCTATGCCCCGGAATCCATTTCCCCCATCTTGGCCGCACTCGTCACGAAAGTGGCTCTTCTAGGATGGGTTCGCATCATCTATTGGGTGCTCGGCGCTAAAGCCATTGTCCATGATATTCCAGTGCTCCTGCTCGTCGGCGTGCTTGGCACGCTGGCGACGATCATCGGAGCCGTCCTGGCTCTCGCCCAGCGCGACATCAAGATGATGTTTGCGTATGGCGGCATTTCTCATATCGGCATCATCCTGATCGGCATCAGCCAGGGCAATCAAACAGGATTTGTCGGCGGCGTCTTTTATTTACTCAATGACGCCGTCATGCAAGCCGCGTTGTTCTTTCTGGCAGGCATAGCTATTTCCCAATACGGTATCCGGACGGTGGATGAAATGGGGAAACTGGGAAAACGTGCGCCCCTGTTCACCGGTGCGTTGATCGTGGTGGCGTTGGGCATGATCGGACTCCCTCCAACCGGAGGATTTTTTGGAAAATGGTACATTATTCTTGGCGCCCTCGAAGCGGATAACTATGTCGCTGTGATCGCGGTCCTGCTCTCCACGCTTCTGACCTTAGCGTATTTCGTGAAACTCTTTGAAGGCATTTTTCGCGCGACAACGGCCTCACCGGACATCCCCGAGGACGACATGCCCTTTGCTTGTCGATTGAGTGTGGGCGCGACGTCCGCGGCAGTGATCATCCTTGGCCTTTTTAGCGATCCGATCGTCCAATTGTTATTGAGCCAGGCTCTTCCTCCGGGGTTGTAAGGAAACTCATGATTCTCTTCGCGCTCATCCCCCTGCTCCCGCTTCTCGCCTCTCTCATCCTTGCGCTCGGAGGACGACGATGGGGTGAACGGAGTCATCGAGTCGGCATTCCCGCCATCGGTCTCTCCTTTGGGTTATCGGTCCTCGCGTTCATCGAGGTGATGAGGAACGGCGCTTTTATGATTTCTCTCTATCGTCTCTTTCAGTCGGGGTCCTTGACGATCGACCTCAACTTCTATGTCGATCAACTCACTGTCCTGTTGTTGCTGTTGGTCACGGGAGTCAGCACGATCGTGCACGTGTACTCGTCCCGCTACATGATCGGCGATCCCCGATACAATCGGTTTTTTTCAGTCATCGCGTTGTTTACGTCTTCGATGATCGTGCTGGTGATGAGCGGTAACCTCTTGATGTTGCTCGTCAGCTGGGAAGTCATGGGCCTCTGTTCCTATCTGTTGATCTCTCATGCCTCCCAAAGACCATCGGCCTGTCGCGCGGCAACCAAGGCCTTTTTAGTCAATGCGGTAGCGGATGTGGGCTTGAGCTTCGGCATTATCCTCACGTTTTTGACCTTTCATACGTTGGATATCCAGACCATTCTCTCTCAAGCTGGAACCATGGAAGACCAGACGATCAATATCCTGGGATGGGTGGGACTCGATCTTTACGTCAACCCTCTCCATTTGATTCCCTTCTTGTTGTTTTTGGGGGCCATGGGGAAATCCGCTCAGATTCCGTTCCATGTCTGGTTGCCATTCGCCATGGAAGCGCCCACGCCTGTCTCGGCCCTCATTCACGCGGCCACCATGGTGAACGCCGGCCCCTTCCTGTTGGTACGATTGAGTCCGCTGATCATGCTCTCACCATTTGCCATGACGTTCATGGCGGTCATTGGCGCCGCGACAGCCGTGTTTGCGGGCATTGTGTCCTTAACCCAATCGGACATCAAGAAAATTTTGGCCTACTCGACGATCAGTCAAATCGGGTTCATGATTATGACCTGTGGCTTGGGCGCGTTTGCTGTGGCGATTTTTCACTTGCTCTCCCATGGGTGCTATAAAGCATTTTTCTTTCTTTCCACCGGCAATGCGCTCCGGTCCGTGGACCCAAGCCATATGCACGGTTCGAATACGCATCCAGTGCCGCAACGCGGGTTCGGAGTTCTGCACGGTGGCGCGCTCTTACTGTCATTGATTCCACCATTTGTGTTGTTCTCCGGGTCCTATGGATATTTGTGGGAAATCACCGGCTTTGCCGCTGCCTCGGTCGGGTTCAAGCTCATTGGCCTCATTACGGTGTTCGTGGCCTCGGTGTCAATTTTTCGCGGTGTGTTTTCGTTATTTACGCACGGGCCCAAGACCTATTGGCCGACGATCGGCATCCATGCCTCAGCCATCTCATCCATTACACCAAAATTTGTCAATGGTTCCGTATTGACGGGACTCCTCGTGACCATACTTGTCATGGGTGGTGTCATGACGTGGTTTTGGAGTTGGTTCGCATACTTTCTTTCGCC
The genomic region above belongs to Nitrospirales bacterium and contains:
- a CDS encoding DUF4040 domain-containing protein codes for the protein MTFSYEIPLLILLLVTAAGAILVKDLMSAILLLGSYSFFLSLVWGWLGAVDVAFVEAVVGAGLATVLFLLTLFGTAPKDSRLRRPPPPMAALVALPLLGVLLLYAAKDLPQFGDPHSPPSVHISPTYLEQSYQDTHTPNVVTAVLMDYRSLDTMVETVVIFTAGIACALLLRRQSS
- the mnhG gene encoding monovalent cation/H(+) antiporter subunit G, translating into MDVLSIIFILAGLFFLIVAAIGVIRLPDVFSRSHAVSLTDSLGAFLMLVGIALHEGLSTNMLKIIAVLALLYIQNPVIAHATVRAALRAGLKPWKQGTP
- a CDS encoding Na+/H+ antiporter subunit E produces the protein MTTRSRPISSKFLALKTTALFVLWIMLSARFDWIHLTLGLALSFSVAWINSGHSPFVPKFRLWGNVVMYLPWLFWKIVQSSLHVSKLILHPSLPIKPQLIHVETKLGHHAAMVLLGNSITLTPGTITAEVDRNTLIVHALDHASGEDVTKKRIEAKIAEIFKDEEPDL
- a CDS encoding cation:proton antiporter subunit C, which codes for MTDLFSAVFQRPNFLTFVIIFLWGFYIMVTRYNLVKKLVGMYLLQTSVIFFLVSISAKKNSTAPILLSTTEPVQAINYANPLPHVLTLTAIVVGVATLGVALALCAAIYRRYGSLDEEEILKKLE
- a CDS encoding monovalent cation/H+ antiporter complex subunit F — encoded protein: MKIFLLGVLGILAVLIGAYLYRVLQGPTIFDRVLGLNGISTKAIILLVLIGAYFERVDMFVDISTGYALLNLVGALAVAKYLEQKGLP
- a CDS encoding NADH-quinone oxidoreductase subunit L — translated: MILFALIPLLPLLASLILALGGRRWGERSHRVGIPAIGLSFGLSVLAFIEVMRNGAFMISLYRLFQSGSLTIDLNFYVDQLTVLLLLLVTGVSTIVHVYSSRYMIGDPRYNRFFSVIALFTSSMIVLVMSGNLLMLLVSWEVMGLCSYLLISHASQRPSACRAATKAFLVNAVADVGLSFGIILTFLTFHTLDIQTILSQAGTMEDQTINILGWVGLDLYVNPLHLIPFLLFLGAMGKSAQIPFHVWLPFAMEAPTPVSALIHAATMVNAGPFLLVRLSPLIMLSPFAMTFMAVIGAATAVFAGIVSLTQSDIKKILAYSTISQIGFMIMTCGLGAFAVAIFHLLSHGCYKAFFFLSTGNALRSVDPSHMHGSNTHPVPQRGFGVLHGGALLLSLIPPFVLFSGSYGYLWEITGFAAASVGFKLIGLITVFVASVSIFRGVFSLFTHGPKTYWPTIGIHASAISSITPKFVNGSVLTGLLVTILVMGGVMTWFWSWFAYFLSPALPIPELSLNEGNPVSGVYIWLLIALGIAVAGWSYAYMMQSRPSRPIMAPAGLKTRLYLLFWNKFYVDEIYDRYLVNPTIRFAHWLWQNIDMAVVDRFIHGIASSTVFSARWLWRVVDIKGIDRVVMGIGQQSVGIGRWLWQVVDIRWLEQKVGQVGKQADAAGHLLQEAEPRTLQHQLLVMILWLVLATGLLYILV
- a CDS encoding NADH-quinone oxidoreductase subunit L is translated as MSIALLIPLLPLLAAIVIGALGKRLGTHASRVGIAATVSACFLSIFTLFSVSAGDPIHITLWPFEDNGSNFLKFGIWVDRLTAVMMVLITSVSTVIHVYSVRYLYGDPGYARFFALLGLMTFVILSLVSSPNLLMLFVFWQLLSWTLYLILAFNYTHAPAYQNAFKTLMVHRVGDVAFLCGIIVAYKYFGTLEFGELFERASQQAHIISLLPGNLFDVNVVTVMTLLIFVGAVAKSSQFPLHVWLPDTMDSPTPVSALMHAGIINAGGFLLNRLAPLYALSPNTLHIVFVVGMMTVLFGASMMLVQSDIKKTLGYSTMGQMGYMIMECGLGAFALAIFHLIAHGLFKASLFLSAGNVIHNARHEPKFPASSSHEPTRLPAQTTWVTGLVVTLIMPLIILMVAHDLLEVPLEDAHGAVIFLFFSWVTASQAIFSLYRLHAVDSWKVASAMIVALFLIGFTYLWAGEAFTHFLYPEPGVADGFFVAAALNPTVFDVLILASTVLILLGWIYGYTDAKGQKILNVEWSQTIQQKMYLFLINRLYVDLLYMRWGNALFQWAQRIGARF